A window of the Mesorhizobium opportunistum WSM2075 genome harbors these coding sequences:
- the ehuB gene encoding ectoine/hydroxyectoine ABC transporter substrate-binding protein EhuB, giving the protein MKKFGILAGVAGLALTAVLAASTAGSADDSKLEQLKSQGFARLAIANEPPYTAVAADGKVSGAAPDVAREIFKRLGVADVVASISEYGAMIPGLQAGRFDVVTAGLFMKPERCAAVAYSEPVLCDAEAMLVKKGNPKGFKSYEDVAKDTSATIGAPGGGTEEKLALNAGVPRDRVIVVPDGQSGLKMVQDGRIDAYSLPVLSINDLMKKANDPSLEVIAPVQGAPVYCDGAAFKKGDEALRDAFDVELAKMKKSGEFAKIIEPYGFSAAAAMSTTRDKLCAAK; this is encoded by the coding sequence ATGAAGAAATTTGGCATTCTGGCCGGCGTCGCCGGTCTTGCGCTGACCGCGGTGCTGGCCGCCTCGACCGCGGGTTCGGCCGACGACAGCAAACTCGAACAGCTCAAGTCGCAGGGCTTCGCCCGCCTCGCCATCGCCAATGAGCCGCCCTATACGGCCGTCGCCGCCGACGGCAAGGTTTCGGGAGCGGCGCCTGACGTGGCGCGCGAGATCTTCAAGCGGCTCGGCGTCGCCGACGTCGTCGCCTCGATCTCGGAATATGGCGCCATGATCCCCGGCCTGCAGGCCGGCCGCTTCGATGTCGTCACCGCCGGTCTGTTCATGAAGCCGGAGCGCTGCGCTGCGGTCGCCTATTCCGAGCCCGTGCTGTGCGACGCCGAAGCGATGCTGGTGAAGAAGGGCAATCCGAAAGGCTTCAAGAGCTACGAAGACGTCGCCAAGGACACGTCCGCAACGATCGGCGCTCCCGGTGGTGGCACCGAGGAGAAGCTGGCGCTCAATGCCGGCGTGCCGCGGGATCGTGTCATTGTCGTGCCGGACGGCCAGAGCGGCCTGAAGATGGTGCAGGACGGCCGTATCGACGCCTATTCGCTGCCGGTTCTGTCGATCAACGACCTGATGAAGAAGGCCAATGACCCGAGCCTCGAAGTCATTGCGCCGGTGCAGGGGGCGCCGGTCTATTGCGACGGCGCCGCCTTCAAGAAGGGCGACGAGGCGCTGCGCGATGCCTTCGACGTCGAACTCGCCAAGATGAAGAAGTCGGGCGAATTCGCCAAGATCATCGAGCCCTATGGCTTCTCGGCCGCGGCCGCGATGTCGACGACACGCGACAAGCTCTGCGCAGCGAAATAG
- a CDS encoding PLP-dependent aminotransferase family protein: MTLWQPDPALIRRPAYQSLADQFARAIHDGRLANGARLPTHRRLADDLKLSVQTVSRAYEELIRRGLISGEIGRGSFVQTQRREPEPPYLPERLGEVIDLSILKPVCEPMHLERLKQALGWLAENLPSSSALSFRPNMVFPRHRAVAVEWLKLCGLDVSPQNISLTNGATAGMTVALMSVAPPGSTVATEAIGHHTLVPLARYLGFNLEGLPIDGNGLIPEALDEACRLSDIRAVFVQPSVINPTATLMDARRREEIAAVARKHDIAIIENDVLGPLVEDRPPPVAAFAPERTLYVTSFTKIVVPGLRIGYLAAPDRYVAAVANRHLVSNWMATPLVAEIATKWVADGTAMEFVRWQRAALRRRLDIAAEVLAGVEYRARHDGLHIWLELPADRAEESFVAQARLRGVAIAPGTSFRISDAPWHPAVRISLGSTTEGELRAGLGVVTKLLLGDPEHLLLAI; this comes from the coding sequence ATGACATTGTGGCAACCCGATCCCGCTCTCATCCGGCGGCCGGCCTATCAGTCGCTGGCCGACCAGTTCGCGCGCGCCATTCATGACGGGCGCCTGGCCAATGGCGCCCGTCTGCCGACTCATCGCCGGCTCGCCGACGATCTGAAACTCTCGGTGCAGACGGTCAGCCGCGCCTATGAGGAATTGATCCGGCGCGGCCTGATTTCGGGCGAGATCGGCCGCGGCAGTTTCGTCCAGACGCAACGCCGCGAGCCGGAGCCGCCCTATCTGCCCGAACGCCTCGGCGAGGTCATCGACCTCTCGATCCTGAAGCCGGTCTGCGAGCCGATGCATCTGGAACGGCTGAAGCAGGCACTGGGCTGGCTGGCCGAGAACCTGCCGTCGAGTTCGGCACTGTCGTTCCGGCCCAACATGGTGTTTCCACGTCACCGTGCGGTGGCGGTCGAATGGCTGAAGCTATGCGGCCTCGATGTCTCGCCGCAGAACATCAGCCTGACCAATGGCGCCACCGCCGGCATGACCGTGGCGCTGATGAGCGTTGCGCCGCCGGGCTCGACGGTTGCCACGGAGGCGATCGGCCACCACACACTGGTGCCGCTGGCCCGGTATCTCGGCTTCAACCTCGAAGGCCTGCCCATCGACGGCAATGGCCTGATTCCCGAAGCGCTGGACGAAGCCTGTCGGCTCTCCGACATCCGCGCGGTGTTCGTGCAGCCCTCGGTGATCAACCCGACGGCGACCCTGATGGACGCGCGGCGGCGCGAAGAGATCGCGGCGGTCGCCCGCAAGCACGACATCGCCATCATCGAGAACGATGTGCTGGGTCCCCTGGTCGAGGATCGGCCGCCGCCGGTCGCTGCTTTCGCCCCGGAGCGCACGCTCTACGTCACGTCCTTCACCAAGATCGTGGTGCCCGGCCTGCGCATCGGCTATCTCGCCGCGCCCGACCGCTATGTCGCCGCCGTCGCCAACCGGCATCTGGTGTCGAACTGGATGGCGACGCCGCTGGTGGCCGAGATCGCCACCAAATGGGTGGCCGACGGCACGGCGATGGAGTTCGTCCGCTGGCAGCGTGCGGCGTTGCGGCGGCGGCTGGACATCGCGGCGGAAGTGCTGGCCGGGGTCGAATATCGTGCCCGGCATGACGGGCTGCACATCTGGCTGGAGTTGCCGGCCGATCGGGCCGAGGAAAGCTTTGTCGCCCAGGCGCGGCTGCGAGGCGTGGCGATTGCGCCGGGTACATCCTTCCGCATTTCGGATGCGCCCTGGCATCCGGCTGTGCGTATCTCACTGGGTTCGACCACGGAAGGGGAACTGCGCGCCGGCCTCGGCGTTGTCACAAAGCTGCTGCTTGGCGATCCGGAACATCTGCTGCTTGCAATCTGA
- the eutA gene encoding ectoine utilization protein EutA, translating to MKPLPEIKVAPNRPTLEDRPMARRVGLIILATDHTSEPDFRRMVASERIGVYVARIPYANPTTPENLRKMQPALTAAAALILPDEPLDAICYSCTSASVVIGDAEIEVAIQAAKPGVPIVTPPMAGVRGLHAFGARRISILTPYTAETSRPMAAYFAARGFEIASFTCLGFEDDRKMARIPPAELVDLAREATHAQADALFVSCTALRGALAVTGMEQAIGRPVVSSNQASAWNCLRLCGDETVHPEFGRLMTLPLPHD from the coding sequence ATGAAACCCTTACCCGAGATCAAGGTCGCGCCCAACCGGCCGACGCTCGAAGACCGCCCGATGGCGCGCCGCGTCGGTCTCATCATCCTGGCCACGGATCACACCAGTGAGCCGGATTTTCGCCGCATGGTGGCGAGCGAGCGCATCGGCGTCTATGTCGCGCGCATTCCCTACGCCAATCCGACGACGCCGGAGAATCTGCGCAAGATGCAGCCGGCGCTGACGGCGGCCGCGGCATTGATCCTGCCCGACGAGCCGCTCGACGCCATCTGCTATTCCTGCACCTCGGCCTCGGTGGTGATCGGTGATGCCGAGATCGAGGTGGCGATTCAAGCCGCCAAGCCCGGCGTTCCCATCGTCACGCCGCCGATGGCTGGCGTGCGCGGGCTGCACGCGTTCGGCGCGCGCCGGATCAGTATTCTTACGCCCTACACGGCCGAAACCTCCAGGCCGATGGCGGCCTATTTCGCCGCCCGTGGCTTCGAGATCGCCAGCTTCACCTGTCTCGGCTTCGAGGACGATCGCAAGATGGCCCGTATCCCCCCGGCAGAGCTTGTCGATCTCGCGCGCGAAGCGACGCATGCGCAGGCGGACGCACTGTTCGTCTCCTGCACGGCGCTGCGAGGTGCGCTCGCGGTCACCGGCATGGAACAGGCGATCGGCCGCCCAGTGGTGTCCAGCAACCAGGCGAGCGCCTGGAACTGCCTGCGCCTTTGCGGTGATGAGACAGTCCATCCCGAATTTGGCCGTCTGATGACGCTGCCCTTGCCCCACGATTGA
- the doeB gene encoding N(2)-acetyl-L-2,4-diaminobutanoate deacetylase DoeB: MSSLRPSPVAPTVDFDRDGVQHGFLRLPYSRDDSAWGSVMIPICVIRNGKGPAALLTGGNHGDEYEGPLALYDLARTLDPKTVSGTVIIVPAMNYPAFRAGTRTSPIDKGNMNRSFPGRPDGTVTEKIADYFQRELLPRADIVFDFHSGGKTLDFVPFCAAHTLPDKALEQKAFDAVAAFSAPFSMRMIEIDAVGMYDTAAEEMGKVFVSTELGGGGTSRAQTVRIARRGVLNVLRHAGIVDGAVEKSQTQWLDMPSGDCFSFAEDDGMVETMVDLGEPVEKGAVLARIHSVGRTGIAPQEIRAEMSGMLAARHFPGLVKAGDCAAVVAVRVD, encoded by the coding sequence ATGTCCAGTCTTCGTCCTTCGCCGGTCGCGCCGACCGTCGATTTCGATCGCGACGGCGTCCAGCATGGCTTTCTGCGCCTGCCCTACAGCCGCGACGATTCGGCCTGGGGTTCGGTGATGATCCCGATCTGCGTCATCCGCAACGGCAAAGGGCCGGCGGCCCTGCTGACCGGCGGCAACCATGGCGACGAATATGAGGGTCCGCTGGCGCTCTACGATCTCGCCAGGACCCTCGATCCGAAAACCGTCAGCGGTACCGTGATCATCGTGCCGGCGATGAATTATCCGGCCTTCCGCGCCGGCACGCGCACCTCGCCGATCGACAAGGGCAACATGAACCGCAGCTTTCCCGGTCGCCCGGACGGCACGGTGACCGAGAAGATCGCCGACTATTTTCAACGGGAGCTGCTTCCTCGCGCGGACATCGTCTTCGACTTTCATTCCGGCGGCAAGACGCTCGACTTCGTGCCGTTTTGCGCCGCGCACACTCTGCCCGACAAGGCGTTGGAGCAGAAAGCCTTCGACGCGGTGGCGGCGTTTTCCGCCCCCTTCTCGATGCGCATGATCGAGATCGATGCCGTCGGCATGTACGACACAGCGGCCGAGGAGATGGGCAAGGTCTTCGTCAGCACCGAGCTTGGCGGCGGCGGCACCTCTCGTGCACAAACCGTGCGCATCGCGCGACGCGGCGTCCTCAATGTGTTGCGTCACGCCGGCATTGTCGATGGTGCGGTCGAGAAGAGCCAGACACAGTGGTTGGACATGCCCTCGGGCGATTGCTTCTCCTTCGCCGAGGACGACGGCATGGTCGAAACCATGGTCGATCTCGGCGAGCCCGTGGAGAAGGGGGCCGTGCTGGCCCGCATCCATTCAGTTGGCCGCACCGGTATCGCCCCGCAGGAAATCAGGGCGGAGATGTCCGGCATGCTGGCCGCACGACATTTTCCCGGGCTGGTCAAGGCCGGCGACTGCGCCGCCGTTGTGGCCGTGCGCGTCGATTGA
- the ehuA gene encoding ectoine/hydroxyectoine ABC transporter ATP-binding protein EhuA, translated as MSASKPIIKVDAISKSFGTFKVLDGLSMQVMPREKLALIGPSGSGKTTILRILMTLERIDGGHIQIEGEQLYHMERNGQLLPADERHLTRMRQKIGMVFQLFNLFPHKSVIDNVTLAPMLTKGTPRAAAEKRAMELLDMVGMADKAKAMPAQLSGGQKQRVAIARALALQPKIMLFDEVTSALDPELVEEVLNVLWRLCAETDMTMLLVTHEMGFAHDFADRVLFFDRGRIVEEGKPDEIFRHPKQERTQGFLKKIIAAGHRV; from the coding sequence TTGTCCGCATCCAAACCCATCATCAAGGTCGATGCTATTTCGAAGAGCTTCGGCACCTTCAAGGTGCTGGACGGCCTGTCGATGCAGGTCATGCCGCGCGAGAAGCTGGCGCTGATCGGGCCCTCCGGCTCGGGCAAGACGACGATCCTGCGTATCCTGATGACCCTGGAACGCATCGACGGCGGCCACATCCAGATCGAGGGCGAACAACTCTACCACATGGAACGCAACGGTCAGCTGCTGCCCGCCGACGAACGGCATCTGACCCGGATGCGCCAGAAGATCGGCATGGTCTTCCAGCTCTTCAACCTGTTTCCGCACAAGAGCGTCATCGACAATGTGACGCTGGCACCGATGCTGACCAAGGGCACGCCGCGCGCCGCCGCCGAGAAGCGGGCGATGGAACTGCTCGACATGGTCGGCATGGCCGACAAGGCCAAGGCCATGCCGGCACAACTCTCCGGCGGCCAGAAGCAGCGTGTGGCGATCGCCCGCGCGCTCGCTTTGCAGCCGAAGATCATGCTGTTCGACGAAGTGACGTCGGCGCTTGATCCGGAACTGGTCGAGGAGGTGCTCAACGTCCTGTGGCGGCTCTGCGCCGAGACCGACATGACGATGCTTCTGGTTACGCACGAAATGGGTTTCGCCCACGATTTCGCCGACCGGGTGCTGTTCTTCGATCGCGGCAGAATAGTCGAGGAGGGCAAGCCCGATGAGATTTTCCGCCATCCCAAACAGGAGCGCACGCAGGGCTTCCTGAAGAAGATCATCGCGGCCGGACATCGCGTCTGA
- the doeA gene encoding ectoine hydrolase DoeA (DoeA (degradation of ectoine A) is also called EutD (ectoine utilization D).): MQPNLKFSRGEFAERLAKTRKAMEAKGVDLLIVSDPSNMAWLTGYDGWSFYVHQAVIVPPSGEPVWYGRGQDANGAKRTAYLAHDNIVGYADHYVQSTERHPMDFLSSVLADRGWGKLTVGVEMDNYWFSAAAFAALQKHLPNARFVDATALVNWQRAVKSPTEIDYMRKAARIVEAMHHRIVDKIEVGMRKCDLVAEIYDAGTRGVDGIGGDYPAIVPLLPSGADASAPHLTWDDQPMRRGEGTFFEIAGCYNRYHCPLSRTVFLGKPTQEFLDAEKATLEGMEAGLAAARPGNACEDIANAFFAVLKKYGIVKDNRTGYSIGLSYPPDWGERTMSLRPGDRTELKPGMTFHFMTGLWLETMGLEITESILITETGVECLANVPRKLVVKN; the protein is encoded by the coding sequence ATGCAACCAAACCTGAAATTCTCGCGCGGCGAATTTGCCGAACGCCTGGCCAAGACCCGGAAAGCCATGGAGGCAAAGGGCGTCGACCTCTTGATCGTCAGCGACCCGTCCAACATGGCCTGGCTGACCGGCTACGATGGCTGGTCTTTCTATGTGCATCAGGCTGTCATTGTGCCGCCGTCGGGCGAGCCGGTCTGGTATGGCCGCGGCCAGGATGCCAATGGCGCCAAGCGCACCGCCTATCTCGCCCATGACAACATCGTCGGCTATGCCGACCACTACGTTCAGTCGACCGAGCGGCACCCGATGGATTTCCTGTCCAGCGTGTTGGCCGATCGCGGCTGGGGCAAGCTCACCGTCGGCGTCGAGATGGACAATTACTGGTTCTCCGCCGCCGCCTTTGCCGCGCTGCAGAAGCATCTGCCCAATGCCCGCTTCGTCGACGCCACCGCCCTGGTCAACTGGCAGCGCGCGGTGAAGAGCCCGACCGAGATCGACTATATGCGCAAGGCCGCCCGCATCGTCGAGGCCATGCACCACCGCATCGTCGATAAGATAGAAGTCGGCATGCGCAAATGCGATCTCGTTGCCGAGATCTATGATGCCGGCACGCGCGGCGTCGACGGCATTGGCGGTGACTACCCGGCCATCGTACCGCTGCTGCCGTCGGGTGCCGACGCCTCGGCGCCGCATCTGACCTGGGACGACCAGCCGATGAGGCGGGGCGAGGGCACCTTCTTCGAGATTGCCGGCTGTTACAACCGCTATCACTGCCCGTTGTCGCGCACCGTCTTCCTCGGCAAGCCGACGCAGGAATTCCTCGATGCCGAGAAGGCGACGCTGGAAGGTATGGAAGCCGGCCTCGCAGCCGCCAGGCCCGGCAATGCCTGCGAGGACATCGCCAACGCCTTCTTCGCCGTCCTGAAGAAATACGGCATCGTCAAAGATAATCGCACCGGCTATTCGATCGGTCTTTCCTATCCGCCGGACTGGGGCGAACGCACCATGAGCCTGCGTCCCGGCGACCGCACCGAGCTCAAGCCCGGCATGACCTTCCATTTCATGACCGGTCTCTGGCTTGAAACGATGGGGCTGGAGATCACTGAATCGATCCTGATCACCGAAACCGGTGTAGAGTGCCTGGCCAATGTACCGCGCAAGCTGGTGGTGAAGAATTGA
- a CDS encoding acyltransferase family protein, producing the protein MKSSTGEHYPALDHIRGLAAFLVFTWHFLHQSPDGPVPYGFVPALPIFSLLDEGITGVSLFMALSGYLFAKLLDGKQVSYLPFFANRALRLLPLLLAVIAIEACRRDLAGQPLGEYFTDVGKGLIFPTLPNGGWSITVEAHFYILLPFLLMASRRFPFAPLLFIAAAILLRWALYVHIGEVQSAAAWTIIGHADQFLAGILAFHLRAYAKDRHWLALAVFIAFSVFFWWFDAAGGFYQLEHYPSPHSIWIILPTLEAAAYAFGIAYYDTSFSRKRTSLPFKILEKAGAYSYSIYLLHLFFVMQLAAFINTNVMNISNFYVACLWSGLCFMATIPIGYLSYTCIEAPFLRMRMRYAEPASAVPTPARGRPAAA; encoded by the coding sequence ATGAAGTCTTCGACTGGAGAACATTATCCGGCGCTGGACCATATTCGCGGTCTGGCGGCTTTTCTGGTCTTCACCTGGCATTTTCTTCACCAGTCTCCTGATGGGCCGGTCCCCTATGGCTTTGTGCCGGCTCTGCCAATCTTCAGCCTTCTGGATGAAGGGATCACCGGCGTTTCGCTGTTCATGGCGCTCTCCGGCTACCTGTTCGCCAAGCTTCTTGATGGAAAACAGGTCAGCTACCTGCCCTTCTTTGCCAACCGGGCGCTAAGGCTGCTTCCGCTTCTGCTGGCCGTAATAGCCATCGAGGCTTGCCGCAGGGATCTCGCGGGTCAGCCTCTGGGCGAGTACTTCACCGATGTCGGCAAAGGGCTGATTTTCCCCACCCTTCCGAATGGCGGCTGGTCGATTACCGTGGAAGCTCACTTCTACATTTTGTTGCCGTTCTTGCTGATGGCGTCGAGGCGGTTCCCGTTCGCGCCCTTGCTGTTCATCGCGGCAGCGATTTTGCTGAGGTGGGCGCTCTATGTGCACATCGGCGAGGTGCAGTCGGCGGCAGCCTGGACCATCATAGGCCACGCGGACCAGTTTCTGGCCGGCATTCTTGCTTTTCACCTCCGTGCCTATGCGAAGGATCGGCACTGGCTGGCGCTGGCCGTTTTCATCGCATTCTCGGTTTTCTTCTGGTGGTTCGATGCCGCCGGCGGATTTTACCAGTTGGAGCATTATCCGTCGCCGCATTCGATATGGATCATCCTGCCGACCCTGGAGGCCGCGGCCTATGCTTTCGGCATCGCCTATTACGACACCAGCTTTTCGAGGAAGCGCACAAGCCTGCCGTTCAAGATCCTTGAGAAGGCCGGGGCCTACAGCTATTCGATCTATCTCCTGCATCTGTTCTTCGTCATGCAACTGGCGGCGTTCATAAACACGAACGTCATGAACATAAGCAATTTCTATGTTGCTTGCCTCTGGTCCGGCCTGTGCTTCATGGCGACGATTCCGATCGGCTATCTCAGCTACACCTGCATCGAAGCGCCATTCCTGCGCATGCGTATGCGGTATGCGGAGCCGGCAAGCGCTGTGCCGACCCCAGCCAGGGGGCGACCCGCAGCGGCATAG
- the eutB gene encoding hydroxyectoine utilization dehydratase EutB encodes MATVTLSDIRAARERIAGKVERTATVRSPGLSEQLGVPVHLKLEHRQTTGSFKLRGASNAVASLSAAEKARGVVAASTGNHGRALAHAAKLEGMRAVICMSRLVPGNKLDEIRRLGAEVRIIGNSQDDAQQEVERLVAQEGLVMLPPFDHPAIIAGQGTLGLEMIEQVPDAALVLVQLSGGGLASGIAAAVKGVSPGTKVIGVSMARGAAMKASLDAGRPMPVEELPTLADSLGGGIGLDNRLTFAMCRDLLDDVILLGEDEIAEGIRHAYAQEREIVEGAGAVGIAALLAGKVKADGPVLVLLSGRNIDMDTHRKIICGDATMERAA; translated from the coding sequence ATGGCGACAGTCACTCTCAGCGATATCCGCGCCGCGCGCGAACGAATTGCCGGCAAGGTCGAGCGCACGGCGACCGTGCGTTCGCCGGGTCTCTCCGAACAACTGGGTGTGCCGGTTCACCTCAAGCTCGAGCACCGCCAGACCACAGGCAGCTTCAAGCTGCGCGGCGCTTCGAATGCCGTCGCTTCGCTGAGTGCCGCGGAGAAAGCGCGTGGCGTCGTCGCGGCCTCGACCGGCAATCATGGCCGCGCGCTGGCGCATGCCGCGAAGCTCGAAGGCATGCGCGCGGTCATCTGCATGTCACGGCTGGTGCCCGGCAACAAGCTCGACGAAATCCGCCGGCTTGGCGCGGAGGTCCGCATCATCGGCAACAGCCAGGACGATGCCCAGCAGGAGGTCGAGCGGCTGGTGGCGCAAGAGGGCCTGGTCATGCTGCCGCCCTTCGACCATCCCGCGATAATCGCCGGGCAAGGCACGCTCGGGTTGGAGATGATCGAGCAGGTTCCGGATGCCGCGCTCGTGCTCGTACAACTCTCCGGTGGCGGCCTGGCCTCGGGCATCGCCGCGGCCGTCAAGGGGGTCAGCCCCGGTACGAAAGTGATCGGTGTTTCGATGGCACGCGGCGCGGCGATGAAAGCGAGCCTCGATGCCGGCCGGCCGATGCCGGTGGAGGAATTGCCGACGCTGGCGGATTCGCTCGGCGGCGGCATCGGCCTCGACAACCGGCTGACCTTCGCCATGTGCCGCGATCTGCTCGACGATGTGATCTTGCTTGGCGAAGACGAAATCGCCGAGGGCATCCGCCATGCCTATGCGCAGGAGCGTGAGATCGTCGAAGGCGCCGGCGCGGTCGGTATCGCCGCTCTGCTCGCTGGCAAGGTCAAGGCGGACGGGCCGGTGCTTGTTCTGCTTTCGGGCCGCAACATCGACATGGACACGCACCGCAAGATCATCTGCGGTGACGCAACGATGGAGCGCGCCGCATGA
- a CDS encoding cyclodeaminase, with translation MSRMTILTEKELRQIVTLDLDAVACVENAFRALATLPVAMPPILRLDIPEHRGEVDVKTAYVPGIDGFAIKISPGFFDNPKLGLPSVNGMMVLLSARTGLVEALLLDNGYLTDVRTAAAGAVAAKHLSRPDASVAAIFGAGVQAGLQLEALKLVRPIAEARIWARDAAKAVATAAALSEKLGIVVRAEPDPAEAAAGADIIVTTTPSTEPLIKAGFVSAGQHITAMGSDAEHKNEIAPAILRMADLYVADSARQTRRLGELHHAIAAGVIAADAEVTELGQIIAGAMHGRRSASDITIADLTGTGVQDTAIATLARDRARTAKSGTIFES, from the coding sequence ATGAGCCGCATGACGATCCTCACCGAGAAGGAACTGCGCCAGATCGTGACGCTGGATCTCGACGCCGTCGCCTGCGTCGAGAATGCTTTTCGCGCGCTCGCCACCTTGCCGGTGGCGATGCCGCCGATCCTGCGCCTCGACATCCCCGAGCATCGCGGCGAGGTCGACGTGAAGACCGCCTATGTGCCCGGCATCGACGGCTTCGCCATCAAGATCAGCCCCGGTTTCTTCGATAATCCCAAGCTCGGCCTGCCCTCCGTCAACGGCATGATGGTGCTGCTGTCGGCCAGGACCGGTCTGGTCGAAGCGCTACTGCTCGACAATGGCTATCTCACCGATGTCCGCACGGCTGCCGCCGGCGCGGTCGCGGCCAAGCATCTGTCGCGTCCCGATGCATCTGTCGCCGCGATCTTCGGCGCCGGCGTGCAAGCCGGACTGCAGCTCGAAGCGCTCAAGCTCGTGCGGCCGATCGCCGAGGCTCGCATCTGGGCGCGCGATGCCGCCAAGGCAGTGGCGACCGCGGCCGCCTTGAGTGAGAAACTCGGCATTGTTGTTCGTGCCGAACCCGACCCGGCTGAGGCCGCGGCCGGCGCCGACATCATCGTCACCACCACGCCCTCCACCGAGCCGCTGATCAAGGCCGGCTTCGTTTCCGCCGGCCAGCACATCACCGCCATGGGTTCGGACGCCGAGCACAAGAACGAGATCGCACCGGCGATCCTGCGCATGGCCGATCTCTATGTCGCCGACAGCGCGCGCCAGACACGACGGCTTGGCGAACTCCACCATGCCATCGCGGCGGGCGTGATAGCAGCCGATGCCGAGGTGACCGAGCTTGGCCAGATCATCGCCGGCGCAATGCACGGCCGTCGCTCAGCCAGCGACATCACCATTGCCGACCTGACCGGCACCGGCGTGCAGGACACGGCGATCGCCACGCTCGCCCGCGACCGGGCGCGGACGGCGAAATCCGGAACCATTTTCGAAAGCTGA
- the ehuD gene encoding ectoine/hydroxyectoine ABC transporter permease subunit EhuD, whose translation MEWDWDFVRQILPTLIQGVKITILATLLGSVLAAIVGLGIALARRSPNKALSRTVGWAAEFIRGTPLLVQLYFIFYVLPDIGILLPPLVAGVIGLGLHYGTYTAEVYRAGIDNVPRGQWEAAKACNLSGRQTWSHIIIPQAIPPMIPALANYFIAMFKETPLLSAITVLELMNQAKSVANTYYRYIEPITLVGAFFLAISLCSVILLRWLERRYGKIER comes from the coding sequence ATGGAATGGGATTGGGATTTTGTCCGGCAGATCCTGCCGACGCTGATCCAGGGGGTGAAGATCACCATCCTTGCGACGCTGCTCGGCTCGGTGCTGGCGGCGATCGTCGGGCTCGGCATCGCGCTGGCGCGCCGCTCGCCCAACAAGGCATTGTCCCGCACCGTCGGTTGGGCGGCCGAATTCATCCGCGGCACGCCGCTTCTCGTGCAACTCTACTTCATCTTCTACGTGCTGCCTGACATCGGCATCCTGCTGCCGCCGCTCGTCGCCGGTGTCATCGGGCTCGGGCTGCACTACGGCACCTATACGGCCGAGGTCTACCGCGCCGGCATCGACAATGTGCCGCGTGGCCAGTGGGAGGCCGCCAAGGCGTGCAATCTCAGCGGCAGGCAGACCTGGAGCCACATCATCATACCGCAGGCCATCCCGCCGATGATCCCGGCACTGGCCAACTATTTCATCGCCATGTTCAAGGAAACGCCGCTCCTGTCGGCGATCACCGTGCTGGAACTGATGAACCAGGCGAAAAGCGTCGCCAACACCTACTATCGCTATATCGAGCCGATCACGCTGGTTGGCGCTTTCTTCCTCGCCATCAGTCTTTGCTCGGTTATCCTGCTGCGCTGGCTGGAACGGCGCTACGGCAAGATCGAGAGATAA
- the ehuC gene encoding ectoine/hydroxyectoine ABC transporter permease subunit EhuC, translated as MTQWSGYFGLILQGALVTIELTLMGSVLALVMAFLAGLGRLSRFFALRALATAYIEFFRGTSIFVQLFFAYFVLPLVGFELTPLQAGVLALGLNVGAYAAEVVRGAVQSIGREQHEACIALNLGRWQGLRHVILPQAFLVMLPTFGNNAIELLKATSVVSLISLGDLTFQAQVVRAQTGNTMVPFTTILIIYFILALLISWGVRSLERRMARGLDGVRV; from the coding sequence ATGACCCAGTGGTCCGGCTATTTCGGCCTGATATTGCAGGGAGCGCTTGTCACCATCGAGCTGACGCTGATGGGGTCGGTGCTTGCCCTGGTCATGGCCTTTCTTGCCGGCCTGGGGCGGCTGTCGCGCTTCTTTGCGCTGCGCGCGCTGGCCACCGCCTATATCGAATTCTTTCGCGGCACCTCGATCTTCGTGCAGTTGTTCTTCGCTTATTTCGTGCTGCCGCTGGTGGGCTTCGAACTGACCCCGCTGCAGGCGGGCGTGCTCGCGCTCGGCCTGAATGTCGGCGCCTATGCCGCCGAAGTGGTGCGCGGCGCCGTACAGTCGATCGGCCGCGAACAGCATGAGGCCTGCATCGCGCTCAACCTCGGCCGCTGGCAAGGCTTGCGCCACGTCATCCTGCCCCAGGCGTTTCTGGTGATGCTGCCGACCTTCGGCAACAACGCCATCGAACTGCTGAAGGCCACATCGGTCGTCTCGCTGATCTCGCTTGGCGACCTGACCTTCCAGGCGCAGGTGGTGCGCGCCCAGACCGGCAACACGATGGTGCCCTTCACCACCATCCTGATCATCTATTTCATCCTGGCGCTGCTCATCTCGTGGGGCGTGCGCTCGCTGGAGCGCCGCATGGCGCGCGGCCTCGACGGAGTGCGCGTCTGA